Proteins encoded in a region of the Panicum hallii strain FIL2 chromosome 3, PHallii_v3.1, whole genome shotgun sequence genome:
- the LOC112884919 gene encoding E3 SUMO-protein ligase SIZ1-like isoform X1, producing MSGGERDIADRKKTNKPLHHRYKRTRRERAAATAATRGCCPSLPLSIRGPDRRISSPAPLPASRTPHRSDPPHALAPQRVSSRGSRRVAAMADCKDKLAYFRIKELKDILNQLGLPKQGKKQDLVDRVLALLSDEEGQRHHGWGRKNALTREAVAKVVDDTYSRKMQVQCAPDLASRSHSGSDFSHFRPKEEATDYYHVETKVCCLCSSTMLNEDMIKCEDAKCQVWQHMTCVLIPDKPTEGVSPEVPPHFYCELCRLNRADPFWVTTGNPLPPVKFMSSGVGNDGTSVSQSVEKTFHLSRADRETVQKPEYGLQVWCILINDKVQFRMQWPQYAELQVNGIPVRVVTRPGSQLLGINGRDDGPLVTTCSREGINKISLSRVDTRSFFFGVRIIRKRTVAQVLNLIRKEGEGESFVDALARVRRCLGGGGATDNADSDSDLEVVTESVTVNLRCPNSGSRMRIAGRFKPCVHMGCFDLETFVELNQRSRKWQCPICLKNYSLENLMIDPYFNLITSLLSNCSEDVNELDVKPDGSWRVKGDAATRELSQWHMPDGTLCDSKEDTNHSVENLNEVKSEGTSDGHRSLKLGIKRNPNGIWQVSSKPDDKKPSVVGNHIQNNTGFLAPNTVPMISSPTGSCRDGEDASVNQEEIDSLARNFCQTDNTEDRQQQQQQNAADVIVLSDSDEENNVIVLSDSDENDTIVQPPAVKKQRLEEKERLPMHFHIT from the exons ATGAGCGGGGGAGAGAGAGATATAGCAGATAGGAAAAAAACGAACAAACCCCTACATCATCGATACAAACGGACGCGAAGAGAAagagccgccgccaccgccgccacgcgCGGCTGCTGTCCCTCCCTCCCGCTCTCAATTCGAGGCCCCGATCGCCGGAtctcctcgccggcgccgctgccgGCATCCCGGACCCCCCACCGATCGGACCCTCCCCATGCCCTTGCCCCTCAGCGGGTTTCctcgcgcgggagcaggcgggtgGCGGCCATGGCGGACTGCAAG GATAAACTTGCGTACTTTAGAATAAAGGAGCTCAAAGATATCTTAAATCAGCTGGGGTTGCCGAAGCAGGGAAAGAAGCAG GACCTAGTTGACAGGGTATTGGCGCTATTATCAGATGAGGAAG GTCAACGCCATCATGGATGGGGAAGGAAAAATGCTCTTACAAGGGAGGCCGTGGCAAAAGTTGTTGATGATACATACAG CAGGAAAATGCAAGTTCAATGTGCTCCTGACCTAGCCTCTAGGAGCCACAGCGGATCAGATTTCAGTCATTTCAGGCCCAAAGAGGAAGCCACTGACTATTACCATGTGGAGACTAAGGTCTGCTGCCTTTGTAGTAGCACCATGCTAAATGAGGATATGATCAAG TGTGAAGATGCCAAATGCCAAGTGTGGCAGCACATGACTTGCGTACTCATTCCAGATAAGCCCACAGAGGGTGTTAGCCCTGAAGTTCCGCCTCATTTTTATTGTGAATTGTGCCGGCTGAACCGGGCAGACCC GTTTTGGGTGACTACAGGAAATCCATTACCCCCTGTGAAATTCATGTCATCTGGTGTTGGAAATGATGG AACAAGTGTATCTCAAAGTGTGGAGAAGACCTTCCACCTTTCTCGAGCAGATAGAGAAACAGTTCAGAAACCAGAATATGGGCTTCAG GTTTGGTGCATTCttataaatgacaaagtccaaTTCAGGATGCAATGGCCTCAATATGCAGAATTGCAAGTGAATG GTATTCCTGTACGAGTAGTGACCAGACCTGGTTCTCAGTTATTAGGGATAAATGGACGGGATGATGGGCCACTG GTAACAACATGCAGTAGAGAAGGAATCAATAAAATTAGCTTATCAAGAGTTGATACTCGATCCTTTTTCTTTGGAGTCCGAATTATTAGGAAGAGGACTGTTGCTCAG GTATTAAACTTGATCCGAAAAGAAGGTGAAGGAGAGTCTTTTGTGGATGCTCTTGCTCGTGTCCGGCGCTGTCTTGGAGGTGGAGGTGCTACAGATAATGCTGATAGTGACAGCGATTTGGAAGTGGTTACTGAATCTGTTACAGTCAACCTTCGTTGTCCT AATAGTGGATCCAGAATGAGGATTGCTGGAAGGTTCAAGCCTTGTGTTCACATGGGTTGTTTTGATCTTGAAACTTTTGTGGAATTGAATCAACGCTCCCGCAAG TGGCAATGTCCAATATGTTTAAAGAATTACTCTCTTGAGAACTTGATGATTGATCCTTATTTCAATCTGATTACCTCTTTG TTGAGCAATTGCAGTGAAGATGTTAATGAGCTTGATGTTAAACCTGATGGCTCATGGCGTGTGAAGGGTGATGCTGCCACCAGAGAGCTATCCCAGTGGCATATGCCTGATGGCACACTTTGTGACTCAAAGGAAGATACAAACCATAGTGTGGAAAATCTGAATGAAGTCAAGAGTGAGGGTACTTCTGATGGACATAGAAGTTTGAAACTTGGAATCAAGAGAAATCCTAATGGCATATGGCAAGTTAGCAGCAAGCCAGATGATAAGAAACCTTCTGTGGTTGGAAATCATATCCAGAACAACACTGGATTTCTAGCACCAAACACTGTGCCTATGATCAGTAGCCCCACTGGGAGTTGCAGAGATGGAGAAGACGCAAGTGTGAACCAAGAAGAGATTGACAGTTTGGCCCGGAATTTTTGTCAGACAGACAATACAGAGGatagacagcagcagcagcaacaaaaTGCTGCAGATGTCATTGTTCTTAGTGATTCTGATGAAGAAAACAATGTTATTGTTCTTAGTGATTCTGATGAAAACGATACTATTGTTCAACCGCCCGCTGTCAAGAAGCAGCGGTTAGAAGAGAAAGAGCGTTTGCCTATGCATTTTCACATCACGTAG
- the LOC112884919 gene encoding E3 SUMO-protein ligase SIZ1-like isoform X4 produces MSGGERDIADRKKTNKPLHHRYKRTRRERAAATAATRGCCPSLPLSIRGPDRRISSPAPLPASRTPHRSDPPHALAPQRVSSRGSRRVAAMADCKDKLAYFRIKELKDILNQLGLPKQGKKQDLVDRVLALLSDEEGQRHHGWGRKNALTREAVAKVVDDTYRKMQVQCAPDLASRSHSGSDFSHFRPKEEATDYYHVETKCEDAKCQVWQHMTCVLIPDKPTEGVSPEVPPHFYCELCRLNRADPFWVTTGNPLPPVKFMSSGVGNDGTSVSQSVEKTFHLSRADRETVQKPEYGLQVWCILINDKVQFRMQWPQYAELQVNGIPVRVVTRPGSQLLGINGRDDGPLVTTCSREGINKISLSRVDTRSFFFGVRIIRKRTVAQVLNLIRKEGEGESFVDALARVRRCLGGGGATDNADSDSDLEVVTESVTVNLRCPNSGSRMRIAGRFKPCVHMGCFDLETFVELNQRSRKWQCPICLKNYSLENLMIDPYFNLITSLLSNCSEDVNELDVKPDGSWRVKGDAATRELSQWHMPDGTLCDSKEDTNHSVENLNEVKSEGTSDGHRSLKLGIKRNPNGIWQVSSKPDDKKPSVVGNHIQNNTGFLAPNTVPMISSPTGSCRDGEDASVNQEEIDSLARNFCQTDNTEDRQQQQQQNAADVIVLSDSDEENNVIVLSDSDENDTIVQPPAVKKQRLEEKERLPMHFHIT; encoded by the exons ATGAGCGGGGGAGAGAGAGATATAGCAGATAGGAAAAAAACGAACAAACCCCTACATCATCGATACAAACGGACGCGAAGAGAAagagccgccgccaccgccgccacgcgCGGCTGCTGTCCCTCCCTCCCGCTCTCAATTCGAGGCCCCGATCGCCGGAtctcctcgccggcgccgctgccgGCATCCCGGACCCCCCACCGATCGGACCCTCCCCATGCCCTTGCCCCTCAGCGGGTTTCctcgcgcgggagcaggcgggtgGCGGCCATGGCGGACTGCAAG GATAAACTTGCGTACTTTAGAATAAAGGAGCTCAAAGATATCTTAAATCAGCTGGGGTTGCCGAAGCAGGGAAAGAAGCAG GACCTAGTTGACAGGGTATTGGCGCTATTATCAGATGAGGAAG GTCAACGCCATCATGGATGGGGAAGGAAAAATGCTCTTACAAGGGAGGCCGTGGCAAAAGTTGTTGATGATACATACAG GAAAATGCAAGTTCAATGTGCTCCTGACCTAGCCTCTAGGAGCCACAGCGGATCAGATTTCAGTCATTTCAGGCCCAAAGAGGAAGCCACTGACTATTACCATGTGGAGACTAAG TGTGAAGATGCCAAATGCCAAGTGTGGCAGCACATGACTTGCGTACTCATTCCAGATAAGCCCACAGAGGGTGTTAGCCCTGAAGTTCCGCCTCATTTTTATTGTGAATTGTGCCGGCTGAACCGGGCAGACCC GTTTTGGGTGACTACAGGAAATCCATTACCCCCTGTGAAATTCATGTCATCTGGTGTTGGAAATGATGG AACAAGTGTATCTCAAAGTGTGGAGAAGACCTTCCACCTTTCTCGAGCAGATAGAGAAACAGTTCAGAAACCAGAATATGGGCTTCAG GTTTGGTGCATTCttataaatgacaaagtccaaTTCAGGATGCAATGGCCTCAATATGCAGAATTGCAAGTGAATG GTATTCCTGTACGAGTAGTGACCAGACCTGGTTCTCAGTTATTAGGGATAAATGGACGGGATGATGGGCCACTG GTAACAACATGCAGTAGAGAAGGAATCAATAAAATTAGCTTATCAAGAGTTGATACTCGATCCTTTTTCTTTGGAGTCCGAATTATTAGGAAGAGGACTGTTGCTCAG GTATTAAACTTGATCCGAAAAGAAGGTGAAGGAGAGTCTTTTGTGGATGCTCTTGCTCGTGTCCGGCGCTGTCTTGGAGGTGGAGGTGCTACAGATAATGCTGATAGTGACAGCGATTTGGAAGTGGTTACTGAATCTGTTACAGTCAACCTTCGTTGTCCT AATAGTGGATCCAGAATGAGGATTGCTGGAAGGTTCAAGCCTTGTGTTCACATGGGTTGTTTTGATCTTGAAACTTTTGTGGAATTGAATCAACGCTCCCGCAAG TGGCAATGTCCAATATGTTTAAAGAATTACTCTCTTGAGAACTTGATGATTGATCCTTATTTCAATCTGATTACCTCTTTG TTGAGCAATTGCAGTGAAGATGTTAATGAGCTTGATGTTAAACCTGATGGCTCATGGCGTGTGAAGGGTGATGCTGCCACCAGAGAGCTATCCCAGTGGCATATGCCTGATGGCACACTTTGTGACTCAAAGGAAGATACAAACCATAGTGTGGAAAATCTGAATGAAGTCAAGAGTGAGGGTACTTCTGATGGACATAGAAGTTTGAAACTTGGAATCAAGAGAAATCCTAATGGCATATGGCAAGTTAGCAGCAAGCCAGATGATAAGAAACCTTCTGTGGTTGGAAATCATATCCAGAACAACACTGGATTTCTAGCACCAAACACTGTGCCTATGATCAGTAGCCCCACTGGGAGTTGCAGAGATGGAGAAGACGCAAGTGTGAACCAAGAAGAGATTGACAGTTTGGCCCGGAATTTTTGTCAGACAGACAATACAGAGGatagacagcagcagcagcaacaaaaTGCTGCAGATGTCATTGTTCTTAGTGATTCTGATGAAGAAAACAATGTTATTGTTCTTAGTGATTCTGATGAAAACGATACTATTGTTCAACCGCCCGCTGTCAAGAAGCAGCGGTTAGAAGAGAAAGAGCGTTTGCCTATGCATTTTCACATCACGTAG
- the LOC112884919 gene encoding E3 SUMO-protein ligase SIZ1-like isoform X2, whose protein sequence is MSGGERDIADRKKTNKPLHHRYKRTRRERAAATAATRGCCPSLPLSIRGPDRRISSPAPLPASRTPHRSDPPHALAPQRVSSRGSRRVAAMADCKDKLAYFRIKELKDILNQLGLPKQGKKQDLVDRVLALLSDEEGQRHHGWGRKNALTREAVAKVVDDTYRKMQVQCAPDLASRSHSGSDFSHFRPKEEATDYYHVETKVCCLCSSTMLNEDMIKCEDAKCQVWQHMTCVLIPDKPTEGVSPEVPPHFYCELCRLNRADPFWVTTGNPLPPVKFMSSGVGNDGTSVSQSVEKTFHLSRADRETVQKPEYGLQVWCILINDKVQFRMQWPQYAELQVNGIPVRVVTRPGSQLLGINGRDDGPLVTTCSREGINKISLSRVDTRSFFFGVRIIRKRTVAQVLNLIRKEGEGESFVDALARVRRCLGGGGATDNADSDSDLEVVTESVTVNLRCPNSGSRMRIAGRFKPCVHMGCFDLETFVELNQRSRKWQCPICLKNYSLENLMIDPYFNLITSLLSNCSEDVNELDVKPDGSWRVKGDAATRELSQWHMPDGTLCDSKEDTNHSVENLNEVKSEGTSDGHRSLKLGIKRNPNGIWQVSSKPDDKKPSVVGNHIQNNTGFLAPNTVPMISSPTGSCRDGEDASVNQEEIDSLARNFCQTDNTEDRQQQQQQNAADVIVLSDSDEENNVIVLSDSDENDTIVQPPAVKKQRLEEKERLPMHFHIT, encoded by the exons ATGAGCGGGGGAGAGAGAGATATAGCAGATAGGAAAAAAACGAACAAACCCCTACATCATCGATACAAACGGACGCGAAGAGAAagagccgccgccaccgccgccacgcgCGGCTGCTGTCCCTCCCTCCCGCTCTCAATTCGAGGCCCCGATCGCCGGAtctcctcgccggcgccgctgccgGCATCCCGGACCCCCCACCGATCGGACCCTCCCCATGCCCTTGCCCCTCAGCGGGTTTCctcgcgcgggagcaggcgggtgGCGGCCATGGCGGACTGCAAG GATAAACTTGCGTACTTTAGAATAAAGGAGCTCAAAGATATCTTAAATCAGCTGGGGTTGCCGAAGCAGGGAAAGAAGCAG GACCTAGTTGACAGGGTATTGGCGCTATTATCAGATGAGGAAG GTCAACGCCATCATGGATGGGGAAGGAAAAATGCTCTTACAAGGGAGGCCGTGGCAAAAGTTGTTGATGATACATACAG GAAAATGCAAGTTCAATGTGCTCCTGACCTAGCCTCTAGGAGCCACAGCGGATCAGATTTCAGTCATTTCAGGCCCAAAGAGGAAGCCACTGACTATTACCATGTGGAGACTAAGGTCTGCTGCCTTTGTAGTAGCACCATGCTAAATGAGGATATGATCAAG TGTGAAGATGCCAAATGCCAAGTGTGGCAGCACATGACTTGCGTACTCATTCCAGATAAGCCCACAGAGGGTGTTAGCCCTGAAGTTCCGCCTCATTTTTATTGTGAATTGTGCCGGCTGAACCGGGCAGACCC GTTTTGGGTGACTACAGGAAATCCATTACCCCCTGTGAAATTCATGTCATCTGGTGTTGGAAATGATGG AACAAGTGTATCTCAAAGTGTGGAGAAGACCTTCCACCTTTCTCGAGCAGATAGAGAAACAGTTCAGAAACCAGAATATGGGCTTCAG GTTTGGTGCATTCttataaatgacaaagtccaaTTCAGGATGCAATGGCCTCAATATGCAGAATTGCAAGTGAATG GTATTCCTGTACGAGTAGTGACCAGACCTGGTTCTCAGTTATTAGGGATAAATGGACGGGATGATGGGCCACTG GTAACAACATGCAGTAGAGAAGGAATCAATAAAATTAGCTTATCAAGAGTTGATACTCGATCCTTTTTCTTTGGAGTCCGAATTATTAGGAAGAGGACTGTTGCTCAG GTATTAAACTTGATCCGAAAAGAAGGTGAAGGAGAGTCTTTTGTGGATGCTCTTGCTCGTGTCCGGCGCTGTCTTGGAGGTGGAGGTGCTACAGATAATGCTGATAGTGACAGCGATTTGGAAGTGGTTACTGAATCTGTTACAGTCAACCTTCGTTGTCCT AATAGTGGATCCAGAATGAGGATTGCTGGAAGGTTCAAGCCTTGTGTTCACATGGGTTGTTTTGATCTTGAAACTTTTGTGGAATTGAATCAACGCTCCCGCAAG TGGCAATGTCCAATATGTTTAAAGAATTACTCTCTTGAGAACTTGATGATTGATCCTTATTTCAATCTGATTACCTCTTTG TTGAGCAATTGCAGTGAAGATGTTAATGAGCTTGATGTTAAACCTGATGGCTCATGGCGTGTGAAGGGTGATGCTGCCACCAGAGAGCTATCCCAGTGGCATATGCCTGATGGCACACTTTGTGACTCAAAGGAAGATACAAACCATAGTGTGGAAAATCTGAATGAAGTCAAGAGTGAGGGTACTTCTGATGGACATAGAAGTTTGAAACTTGGAATCAAGAGAAATCCTAATGGCATATGGCAAGTTAGCAGCAAGCCAGATGATAAGAAACCTTCTGTGGTTGGAAATCATATCCAGAACAACACTGGATTTCTAGCACCAAACACTGTGCCTATGATCAGTAGCCCCACTGGGAGTTGCAGAGATGGAGAAGACGCAAGTGTGAACCAAGAAGAGATTGACAGTTTGGCCCGGAATTTTTGTCAGACAGACAATACAGAGGatagacagcagcagcagcaacaaaaTGCTGCAGATGTCATTGTTCTTAGTGATTCTGATGAAGAAAACAATGTTATTGTTCTTAGTGATTCTGATGAAAACGATACTATTGTTCAACCGCCCGCTGTCAAGAAGCAGCGGTTAGAAGAGAAAGAGCGTTTGCCTATGCATTTTCACATCACGTAG
- the LOC112884919 gene encoding E3 SUMO-protein ligase SIZ1-like isoform X3 codes for MSGGERDIADRKKTNKPLHHRYKRTRRERAAATAATRGCCPSLPLSIRGPDRRISSPAPLPASRTPHRSDPPHALAPQRVSSRGSRRVAAMADCKDKLAYFRIKELKDILNQLGLPKQGKKQDLVDRVLALLSDEEGQRHHGWGRKNALTREAVAKVVDDTYSRKMQVQCAPDLASRSHSGSDFSHFRPKEEATDYYHVETKCEDAKCQVWQHMTCVLIPDKPTEGVSPEVPPHFYCELCRLNRADPFWVTTGNPLPPVKFMSSGVGNDGTSVSQSVEKTFHLSRADRETVQKPEYGLQVWCILINDKVQFRMQWPQYAELQVNGIPVRVVTRPGSQLLGINGRDDGPLVTTCSREGINKISLSRVDTRSFFFGVRIIRKRTVAQVLNLIRKEGEGESFVDALARVRRCLGGGGATDNADSDSDLEVVTESVTVNLRCPNSGSRMRIAGRFKPCVHMGCFDLETFVELNQRSRKWQCPICLKNYSLENLMIDPYFNLITSLLSNCSEDVNELDVKPDGSWRVKGDAATRELSQWHMPDGTLCDSKEDTNHSVENLNEVKSEGTSDGHRSLKLGIKRNPNGIWQVSSKPDDKKPSVVGNHIQNNTGFLAPNTVPMISSPTGSCRDGEDASVNQEEIDSLARNFCQTDNTEDRQQQQQQNAADVIVLSDSDEENNVIVLSDSDENDTIVQPPAVKKQRLEEKERLPMHFHIT; via the exons ATGAGCGGGGGAGAGAGAGATATAGCAGATAGGAAAAAAACGAACAAACCCCTACATCATCGATACAAACGGACGCGAAGAGAAagagccgccgccaccgccgccacgcgCGGCTGCTGTCCCTCCCTCCCGCTCTCAATTCGAGGCCCCGATCGCCGGAtctcctcgccggcgccgctgccgGCATCCCGGACCCCCCACCGATCGGACCCTCCCCATGCCCTTGCCCCTCAGCGGGTTTCctcgcgcgggagcaggcgggtgGCGGCCATGGCGGACTGCAAG GATAAACTTGCGTACTTTAGAATAAAGGAGCTCAAAGATATCTTAAATCAGCTGGGGTTGCCGAAGCAGGGAAAGAAGCAG GACCTAGTTGACAGGGTATTGGCGCTATTATCAGATGAGGAAG GTCAACGCCATCATGGATGGGGAAGGAAAAATGCTCTTACAAGGGAGGCCGTGGCAAAAGTTGTTGATGATACATACAG CAGGAAAATGCAAGTTCAATGTGCTCCTGACCTAGCCTCTAGGAGCCACAGCGGATCAGATTTCAGTCATTTCAGGCCCAAAGAGGAAGCCACTGACTATTACCATGTGGAGACTAAG TGTGAAGATGCCAAATGCCAAGTGTGGCAGCACATGACTTGCGTACTCATTCCAGATAAGCCCACAGAGGGTGTTAGCCCTGAAGTTCCGCCTCATTTTTATTGTGAATTGTGCCGGCTGAACCGGGCAGACCC GTTTTGGGTGACTACAGGAAATCCATTACCCCCTGTGAAATTCATGTCATCTGGTGTTGGAAATGATGG AACAAGTGTATCTCAAAGTGTGGAGAAGACCTTCCACCTTTCTCGAGCAGATAGAGAAACAGTTCAGAAACCAGAATATGGGCTTCAG GTTTGGTGCATTCttataaatgacaaagtccaaTTCAGGATGCAATGGCCTCAATATGCAGAATTGCAAGTGAATG GTATTCCTGTACGAGTAGTGACCAGACCTGGTTCTCAGTTATTAGGGATAAATGGACGGGATGATGGGCCACTG GTAACAACATGCAGTAGAGAAGGAATCAATAAAATTAGCTTATCAAGAGTTGATACTCGATCCTTTTTCTTTGGAGTCCGAATTATTAGGAAGAGGACTGTTGCTCAG GTATTAAACTTGATCCGAAAAGAAGGTGAAGGAGAGTCTTTTGTGGATGCTCTTGCTCGTGTCCGGCGCTGTCTTGGAGGTGGAGGTGCTACAGATAATGCTGATAGTGACAGCGATTTGGAAGTGGTTACTGAATCTGTTACAGTCAACCTTCGTTGTCCT AATAGTGGATCCAGAATGAGGATTGCTGGAAGGTTCAAGCCTTGTGTTCACATGGGTTGTTTTGATCTTGAAACTTTTGTGGAATTGAATCAACGCTCCCGCAAG TGGCAATGTCCAATATGTTTAAAGAATTACTCTCTTGAGAACTTGATGATTGATCCTTATTTCAATCTGATTACCTCTTTG TTGAGCAATTGCAGTGAAGATGTTAATGAGCTTGATGTTAAACCTGATGGCTCATGGCGTGTGAAGGGTGATGCTGCCACCAGAGAGCTATCCCAGTGGCATATGCCTGATGGCACACTTTGTGACTCAAAGGAAGATACAAACCATAGTGTGGAAAATCTGAATGAAGTCAAGAGTGAGGGTACTTCTGATGGACATAGAAGTTTGAAACTTGGAATCAAGAGAAATCCTAATGGCATATGGCAAGTTAGCAGCAAGCCAGATGATAAGAAACCTTCTGTGGTTGGAAATCATATCCAGAACAACACTGGATTTCTAGCACCAAACACTGTGCCTATGATCAGTAGCCCCACTGGGAGTTGCAGAGATGGAGAAGACGCAAGTGTGAACCAAGAAGAGATTGACAGTTTGGCCCGGAATTTTTGTCAGACAGACAATACAGAGGatagacagcagcagcagcaacaaaaTGCTGCAGATGTCATTGTTCTTAGTGATTCTGATGAAGAAAACAATGTTATTGTTCTTAGTGATTCTGATGAAAACGATACTATTGTTCAACCGCCCGCTGTCAAGAAGCAGCGGTTAGAAGAGAAAGAGCGTTTGCCTATGCATTTTCACATCACGTAG